In Aureibaculum algae, the following are encoded in one genomic region:
- a CDS encoding DUF3078 domain-containing protein, which yields MRKIVLAFVVMFAITSTYAQTREELKAEQAVKKDSVAAIQGRVDALQGQIDAFPGWKKGAFGTIGGSFSDFSNWYSKASANSANGNIGFTVNAFANLDKPKFFWRNSGNINLSWVKLDDKDVATDSKKFEEANDIFSVTSLYGYKLSPKFAISALGEYRTTILSNFNDPGYLDLGVGATWTPITDMVVVVHPLNYNFVFSKGESVFESSLGAKIVVDYTKQLGAISFKTNLSAFASYESSDYSNWTWTNSFGYTLWKKIGVGFDLGLRKNKQEALNAITTRDNISGYDPAATFDTVDNKLQSYWMLGLSYAF from the coding sequence ATGAGAAAAATTGTATTAGCATTTGTTGTAATGTTTGCAATAACAAGCACTTATGCACAAACACGCGAAGAGTTAAAGGCAGAACAAGCTGTTAAAAAAGATTCAGTTGCAGCTATTCAAGGAAGAGTTGACGCTTTACAAGGTCAAATTGATGCTTTTCCAGGTTGGAAAAAAGGAGCATTTGGTACTATTGGAGGTAGCTTTTCTGACTTCAGCAACTGGTATTCTAAAGCTTCAGCAAATTCAGCAAACGGAAATATTGGATTTACAGTTAATGCTTTTGCTAATTTAGATAAGCCTAAGTTTTTCTGGAGAAATTCAGGAAACATTAACCTTTCTTGGGTAAAATTAGATGATAAAGATGTAGCAACGGATAGTAAGAAATTTGAAGAAGCTAATGATATCTTTAGTGTAACCTCATTATATGGTTATAAATTAAGCCCAAAATTTGCAATTTCTGCGTTGGGAGAATACAGAACAACAATATTGAGTAATTTTAATGATCCTGGTTATTTAGACCTTGGGGTTGGTGCAACTTGGACTCCTATAACTGATATGGTTGTTGTAGTTCATCCATTAAACTACAATTTTGTATTTAGTAAAGGTGAGAGTGTATTTGAATCTTCTTTAGGTGCAAAAATTGTTGTTGATTATACTAAGCAATTAGGTGCTATTAGTTTTAAAACAAATCTTTCAGCATTTGCTAGTTATGAAAGTTCTGACTATTCTAACTGGACTTGGACTAACTCTTTCGGTTATACACTTTGGAAGAAAATTGGTGTAGGTTTTGACTTAGGTTTAAGAAAAAACAAACAAGAAGCATTAAATGCGATTACTACTAGAGATAATATTTCTGGTTACGATCCTGCTGCTACTTTTGATACTGTAGATAACAAATTACAATCATATTGGATGTTAGGTTTAAGCTACGCTTTCTAA
- a CDS encoding DUF2480 family protein, which translates to MDNEIVNRVANSKLLTIDLEDFYPDGERILLDISDWLYEGIILKEKDFRESLQHHDWTQYKNAYLALSCKTDAIIPSWAYLLITTYLSPYAKKVVVGNLELLETSIFQDIINNFDFTVYQDRPVIIKGCSSKPIPETASVMLVEKLVPVAKNIMFGEACSTVPLFKKGR; encoded by the coding sequence ATGGATAATGAAATTGTAAATAGAGTTGCTAATAGTAAATTACTTACTATTGACTTAGAAGATTTTTATCCAGATGGAGAAAGAATCCTTTTGGATATTTCTGATTGGTTATATGAAGGCATTATTTTAAAAGAAAAAGATTTTAGAGAAAGTCTTCAACATCATGATTGGACGCAATATAAAAATGCATATTTAGCATTATCTTGTAAAACAGATGCCATCATCCCATCATGGGCATATTTGCTAATTACGACCTATTTAAGTCCTTATGCTAAAAAAGTTGTAGTTGGTAATTTGGAATTACTAGAAACGTCTATTTTTCAAGATATTATAAATAATTTTGATTTTACAGTCTATCAGGATAGACCTGTTATTATCAAGGGTTGTTCGAGTAAACCAATACCAGAAACTGCTTCGGTAATGCTTGTGGAAAAATTAGTGCCAGTAGCTAAAAACATCATGTTTGGCGAGGCCTGCTCTACGGTTCCATTGTTTAAAAAGGGAAGGTAA
- a CDS encoding DUF59 domain-containing protein produces MTDIEVQDIGDKVVTVLKTIYDPEIPVDIYELGLIYDVFVNDNCEVKILMTLTSPNCPVAETLPVEVEEKVKTLEEVKDAEVEITFDPTWTQDMMSEEARLELGFL; encoded by the coding sequence ATGACAGATATAGAAGTTCAAGATATAGGAGATAAAGTAGTTACCGTTTTAAAGACAATTTATGACCCAGAGATACCAGTAGATATTTATGAGTTAGGCTTAATTTATGATGTTTTTGTGAATGATAATTGTGAAGTTAAAATATTGATGACATTAACTTCACCTAATTGTCCGGTTGCAGAAACGTTACCTGTAGAGGTTGAAGAAAAAGTAAAAACACTTGAAGAGGTTAAAGATGCAGAGGTAGAAATTACGTTTGATCCTACATGGACTCAAGATATGATGAGCGAAGAAGCAAGATTGGAGCTAGGTTTTTTATAA
- a CDS encoding SufE family protein encodes MTIKEIQEEIIDEFSMFDDWMERYEYIIELGKSIPLIEDQYKTDDNTIKGCQSKVWLNADVKDDKIFFTADSDAILTKGIIALLLRVFSNHTPKEILDSDTDFIDEIGLKEHLSPTRANGLVSMIKQLKLYAIAYQSKMSQ; translated from the coding sequence ATGACTATAAAAGAAATACAAGAAGAAATTATTGATGAATTTTCTATGTTTGATGACTGGATGGAACGTTATGAATATATTATAGAATTAGGTAAATCAATTCCCCTTATTGAAGATCAATATAAAACGGATGATAATACCATAAAAGGCTGCCAATCTAAAGTTTGGTTAAATGCTGATGTAAAAGATGATAAAATTTTTTTTACGGCAGATAGCGATGCCATATTAACCAAAGGTATAATTGCTTTATTATTACGTGTTTTTTCAAACCATACACCAAAAGAAATTTTAGATTCAGATACCGATTTTATTGATGAAATTGGTTTAAAGGAACACCTATCACCAACTAGGGCTAATGGTTTGGTTTCAATGATTAAGCAGTTAAAATTGTATGCAATTGCATATCAATCTAAAATGAGTCAATAA
- a CDS encoding PfkB family carbohydrate kinase: MSKLLIVGTVAFDKIETPFGKTDKILGGAATFIGLSASQFDVESGIVSVVGDDFPQGYLDMLKSKNIDTTGVEIVKGGKTFFWSGKYHNDMNTRDTLVTELNTLADFNPVVPENFKDTEFLMLGNLHPAVQMSVIKQIPNRPKLVVLDTMNFWMDNAWDDLLEVIKKVDVITINDEEARQLSGEYSLVKAAQKISKMGPKYVVIKKGEHGALLFNKENIFFAPALPLEEVFDPTGAGDTFAGGFIGYLAQTKDISFENMKNAIIYGSNMASFSVEKFGTRRMEELTKDEIKKRLGQFKELTQFEIELN, from the coding sequence ATGAGTAAACTTTTGATTGTAGGTACAGTAGCTTTTGATAAAATTGAAACACCGTTTGGAAAAACAGATAAAATATTGGGTGGTGCGGCCACATTTATTGGTCTATCAGCATCTCAATTTGATGTAGAATCAGGCATTGTTTCTGTTGTTGGTGATGACTTTCCTCAAGGATATTTAGACATGCTGAAAAGCAAAAATATTGATACTACAGGTGTTGAAATTGTAAAAGGTGGTAAAACATTTTTTTGGAGTGGTAAGTATCATAATGATATGAATACTCGTGATACGTTAGTAACAGAATTAAATACGTTAGCAGATTTTAATCCTGTTGTTCCTGAAAATTTCAAGGATACAGAATTTTTAATGTTGGGTAATTTACATCCAGCAGTACAAATGTCTGTAATTAAACAGATTCCAAACCGACCAAAGCTAGTAGTATTAGATACTATGAATTTTTGGATGGATAATGCTTGGGATGATTTGCTAGAGGTAATTAAAAAAGTAGATGTAATTACCATTAATGATGAAGAAGCAAGACAATTGAGTGGTGAATATTCTTTAGTAAAAGCAGCACAAAAAATTTCTAAAATGGGACCAAAATATGTGGTTATTAAAAAAGGAGAACATGGTGCGTTGTTATTTAATAAAGAAAATATCTTTTTTGCCCCAGCTTTGCCATTAGAAGAAGTTTTTGATCCAACGGGAGCAGGTGATACTTTTGCAGGTGGTTTTATTGGCTATTTAGCTCAAACAAAAGATATTTCTTTTGAAAATATGAAAAATGCAATTATTTATGGATCTAACATGGCATCGTTTTCTGTTGAAAAATTTGGAACACGAAGAATGGAAGAGCTAACCAAGGATGAAATTAAAAAACGCCTTGGTCAATTTAAAGAACTGACACAGTTTGAAATAGAATTAAATTAA
- a CDS encoding amidophosphoribosyltransferase, producing the protein MSDAIKHECGIALVRLLKPLSYYKEKYGTSFYAINKMYLLMEKQHNRGQDGAGFASVKFDVKPGTRFMSRVRSNQSAPIQDIFAQINDRLNKELEKHPTKKDDVQWQLENLPYVGNVFLGHVRYGTFGRNSIESVHPFLRQNNWKHQNLIVAGNFNMTNSSELLEELIELGQHPKENTDTVTVMEKIGHFLDDEVEKIYNECKEKNISKRDASAVIEKELDIQRILQRAAKSWDGGYAMAGLIGHGDAFVLRDPSGIRPAYYYKDDEVVVVASERPVIQTAFNVPFDEVKELDRGHALIIKKSGDISVDPILEQREQKSCSFERIYFSRGSDAEIYNERKNLGKLIFPTILEHIDSDINNTVFSYIPNTAETSFFGISEAAEDYLNKYKLKRILEGQRNLSLRKVTEILSERPRIEKIAIKDAKLRTFIADDNSRDDLVAHVYDVTYGVVKPTDNLVIIDDSIVRGTTLKKSIIKILDRLNPKKIVIVSSAPQIRYPDCYGIDMAKLEEFIAFKATIELLKETNQYDEIIERVYNKCLKQDELPVGEVENYVKEIYNPFTVEQISDKVAQMLKTKTINAEIRVIFQPIKNLHKACPKNAGDWYFSGDYPTTGGTKVVNRAFINFYEGNNKRAY; encoded by the coding sequence ATGAGTGACGCCATTAAGCACGAATGTGGAATAGCACTAGTAAGATTATTAAAGCCATTATCTTACTATAAGGAAAAATATGGCACTTCATTTTACGCCATTAATAAAATGTACTTATTAATGGAAAAGCAGCACAACCGTGGTCAAGACGGTGCTGGTTTTGCAAGTGTAAAATTTGATGTTAAACCTGGCACTCGTTTTATGAGCCGTGTACGTTCAAATCAATCGGCACCCATTCAAGATATTTTTGCTCAAATTAACGATCGTTTAAATAAGGAATTAGAAAAACATCCTACAAAAAAAGATGATGTACAATGGCAATTAGAGAACTTACCATATGTAGGTAATGTATTTTTGGGTCACGTACGTTATGGTACTTTTGGTAGAAACAGCATTGAGAGTGTACATCCTTTTTTACGTCAAAATAACTGGAAGCACCAAAACTTAATTGTTGCAGGTAACTTTAATATGACCAATTCTAGCGAATTGTTAGAAGAACTAATTGAGCTTGGTCAACACCCAAAAGAAAATACCGATACCGTTACCGTAATGGAAAAAATTGGTCATTTTTTAGATGATGAAGTTGAAAAAATTTATAATGAGTGTAAAGAAAAAAATATAAGTAAAAGAGATGCCTCTGCAGTAATTGAAAAAGAATTAGATATTCAACGTATTCTGCAAAGAGCAGCAAAAAGCTGGGATGGTGGTTATGCAATGGCTGGTTTAATTGGTCATGGTGACGCTTTTGTATTAAGAGACCCATCAGGGATTAGACCTGCCTATTATTATAAAGATGATGAAGTTGTTGTCGTTGCTTCTGAAAGGCCCGTTATTCAAACTGCTTTTAACGTTCCTTTTGATGAGGTTAAAGAATTAGATCGTGGTCATGCCCTTATTATTAAAAAAAGTGGAGACATTTCTGTAGACCCTATTTTAGAGCAACGTGAACAAAAATCATGTTCTTTTGAACGTATCTATTTTTCTAGAGGAAGTGATGCCGAAATTTATAATGAGCGTAAAAACTTAGGAAAACTTATCTTCCCTACAATTCTTGAACATATTGATAGTGATATAAATAATACGGTATTCTCATACATTCCTAATACAGCAGAAACATCATTTTTTGGTATCTCTGAAGCCGCAGAAGACTACTTAAACAAGTATAAATTAAAACGAATATTAGAAGGACAGCGAAATTTATCCTTAAGAAAAGTAACTGAAATTTTATCTGAAAGACCACGAATCGAAAAAATTGCAATTAAAGATGCAAAATTAAGAACTTTTATTGCTGATGATAATAGTCGAGACGATTTAGTTGCTCACGTTTATGATGTTACTTATGGTGTTGTAAAACCTACCGATAATCTGGTAATTATTGATGATAGTATTGTGAGAGGAACAACTCTAAAAAAGAGTATCATCAAAATTTTAGACAGACTAAACCCAAAGAAAATTGTTATCGTTTCATCAGCACCTCAAATAAGATATCCTGATTGTTATGGTATTGATATGGCAAAATTAGAAGAGTTTATTGCTTTTAAAGCCACAATTGAATTACTAAAAGAAACCAATCAATACGATGAAATAATTGAAAGGGTTTATAATAAATGTCTTAAGCAAGACGAGCTACCAGTGGGTGAAGTTGAAAACTATGTGAAAGAGATTTATAATCCTTTTACGGTTGAACAAATTTCAGACAAGGTTGCTCAAATGTTAAAAACTAAGACCATTAATGCTGAGATAAGAGTTATTTTTCAACCTATAAAAAATCTGCATAAAGCGTGTCCTAAAAACGCTGGTGATTGGTATTTTAGTGGAGATTACCCTACTACTGGCGGTACAAAGGTGGTGAATAGAGCATTTATCAACTTTTATGAAGGAAATAATAAAAGAGCGTATTAA
- a CDS encoding GbsR/MarR family transcriptional regulator — translation MSNSLCNEKMSLVEKLGVHLEKREQLAPVAARILSYIILTGKTGTTFEDMVKVLCASKSTISNHLNHLQDLNKIHYFTKTGDRKKYFVINTDIIMQHIDKMMHDWNEIRELHTEIKAYKETINNEKLENDEEKFDLNFHSDYIKFIDGATSSMEELRTKITNNPYTH, via the coding sequence ATGAGTAATTCACTATGTAACGAAAAAATGTCCTTAGTAGAAAAACTAGGAGTGCATTTAGAGAAAAGAGAACAACTAGCACCCGTTGCCGCACGTATACTATCATATATTATACTTACCGGAAAAACAGGAACCACATTTGAAGACATGGTAAAAGTATTATGTGCGAGTAAAAGTACCATCTCCAATCATCTTAATCATTTACAAGATTTAAATAAAATTCATTATTTCACCAAAACTGGTGACCGTAAAAAATATTTTGTCATTAATACTGACATCATAATGCAACATATAGATAAAATGATGCATGATTGGAATGAAATACGCGAATTACATACGGAGATTAAAGCCTATAAAGAAACCATAAATAATGAAAAACTTGAAAATGATGAAGAAAAATTCGATTTAAACTTTCATAGCGACTATATCAAATTTATAGATGGGGCAACCTCATCTATGGAAGAATTAAGAACAAAAATTACAAATAACCCATATACACATTAA
- a CDS encoding efflux RND transporter periplasmic adaptor subunit, which translates to MNKLYSILSISVLILTLSCGNKNQTNTAGQQAPPPSFPVTQLQQKTVTGYTEYPTTIEGMVNSDVRAKASGYIEKVYVDEGQKVRKGQVLFKLETQSLSQDAGAAQARVNVAQVEVDKLIPLVAKNIISEVQLETAKANLAQAKANYSSVTANIGYATIKSPIDGYVGSINFREGALISPSDATPLTTVSEIDQVYAFFSFNEAQYIDLLQRSEGKTKAERIKNSPDLSLILANGKVYSHKGRIQTSTGQINQNTGTIKIRAAFKNPDEILTNGNSGKIRFPIEYKDALIVPQTATFEQQGNIMIFKLSEDNKVETSIIKVKGTVDNLYVVESGLDAKDKIIVSGVGKLRNGMAISPQETSFEDAFKQVPTLFKN; encoded by the coding sequence ATGAATAAGTTATACTCCATATTATCAATAAGTGTTCTCATACTAACATTAAGTTGTGGCAATAAGAATCAAACCAATACAGCCGGACAACAGGCTCCTCCACCCTCTTTTCCAGTTACTCAATTACAACAAAAAACAGTTACAGGATATACCGAATATCCTACAACTATTGAAGGAATGGTAAATAGTGATGTTAGAGCTAAAGCATCAGGATATATTGAGAAAGTATATGTAGACGAAGGGCAAAAAGTAAGAAAGGGACAAGTATTATTTAAATTAGAAACACAGTCTTTAAGTCAAGATGCAGGAGCAGCTCAAGCACGTGTTAATGTAGCACAAGTAGAGGTAGATAAGCTGATTCCTCTTGTGGCTAAAAACATTATTAGTGAAGTACAACTAGAAACTGCAAAAGCTAATTTAGCACAAGCAAAAGCTAATTATAGTAGTGTAACTGCAAATATTGGCTATGCAACTATTAAAAGCCCAATAGATGGTTATGTTGGTTCTATCAATTTTAGAGAAGGAGCCTTAATTAGTCCAAGTGATGCAACACCTTTAACTACTGTAAGTGAAATTGACCAAGTATATGCCTTTTTTAGTTTTAACGAAGCACAATACATAGATCTCTTACAAAGATCTGAGGGAAAAACAAAAGCAGAACGTATTAAAAATTCTCCAGATTTAAGTTTGATTTTGGCTAATGGTAAAGTGTATTCTCATAAAGGACGCATTCAAACCAGTACAGGTCAAATAAATCAAAATACTGGAACCATAAAAATTAGAGCTGCATTTAAGAATCCAGACGAAATTTTAACGAATGGAAATAGTGGTAAAATAAGATTTCCTATAGAATATAAAGACGCTTTAATCGTACCTCAAACAGCAACTTTTGAGCAACAAGGAAATATTATGATATTCAAACTTAGTGAAGATAATAAAGTAGAAACTTCTATTATAAAAGTAAAAGGAACAGTAGATAATTTATATGTTGTAGAATCAGGTTTAGATGCAAAAGATAAAATTATAGTTTCTGGCGTTGGCAAATTAAGGAACGGAATGGCAATCTCACCTCAAGAGACTTCTTTTGAAGATGCCTTTAAACAAGTACCAACATTATTTAAAAACTAG
- a CDS encoding efflux RND transporter permease subunit gives MLKTFIERPVLSTVISIIIVMLGVISISSLPIEEYPDIAPPTIKVTASYPGANAETVLESVIIPIEEQINGVEGMNYITSTASNTGTAEITVYFNQEIDADIAAVNVQNRVARANPLLPQEVIQTGVTTQKQETSALMFISMYSDSEDYDATFIQNYLKINVIPAMQRISGVGDVSVFSQQDYAMRIWLKPEKLAAYSLIPSDITAALAEQNLEAAAGSLGQNNGEAFSYTLTYSGRFKDQKQYGDIIIKALGNGEFLRLNDIATIELDAQSYSSNAMSLGHPAVFMGIFQTKGSNAQEIIENIKTTIESVEKDLPQGLNIFVPYDTSLFLNASIEKVVSTLLEAFLLVFLVVFIFLQDFRSTLIPAIAVPVSIIGTFFFLSVFGYSINLLTLFALVLAIGIVVDDAIVVVEAVHAKMDFGEKNPKKATLTAMNEISGAIISITLVMAAVFIPVTFVTGPTGVFYEQFGVTLIIAILISAVNALTLSPALCALLLKTHKDDVELKGKGPLKRFYTLFNRGFNATTERYGKSLQFLYKRKWIPVLLLLLAIAGIFWAAKTTPTGFVPNEDRGIIFANIELPAGASLDRTNAVAKDLYSKINGIDGIVGVNFIKGRSLISGAGSNYGFGIIKLADWGERKDPSTSVQAITGKLFGVVAGIPEANIIFFSPPSIRGFGNSSGFEINLLDKFGGEFTDLDKTNKEFAMALMSHPEVKYAQSSFSTNYPQYEMEINVPLAKEKGVPINSIFSTLQGYIGGVYASDFSKFGKQFRVYVQSLPEDRADVNALNSMYVRTDSGEMTPITQFITLTRVYGPQSVTRFNLFNSTTITGATNAGFSTGDAIRVIEEEVAKLPSNYTVAYSGLTREEVNAGNQTTFIFVLSILFVYFLLSAQYESYLLPFAVVLSIPFGVFGAYISTKFFGLENNIYFQIALIMLIGLLAKNAILIVEFAVQRRKNGESIVDAAIHGAKARLRPILMTSFAFILGLMPLVLAQGVGAEGNKSIGTGAAGGMLIGTLLGVFVIPILFILFQWLQEKVSSKPAVQTIEE, from the coding sequence ATGTTAAAAACATTTATTGAAAGACCTGTGCTTTCAACAGTTATCTCTATTATTATAGTTATGCTTGGTGTTATTAGTATATCAAGCCTACCAATAGAGGAGTATCCAGATATTGCACCACCAACAATTAAGGTGACAGCATCTTATCCCGGAGCAAACGCAGAAACCGTCTTAGAAAGTGTAATCATACCGATCGAAGAACAAATTAATGGTGTAGAGGGAATGAATTATATCACTTCTACAGCATCTAATACTGGTACAGCAGAAATTACCGTTTATTTTAACCAGGAAATAGATGCAGATATTGCTGCCGTTAATGTTCAAAACCGTGTAGCACGAGCAAATCCTTTATTACCACAAGAGGTTATACAAACCGGGGTAACAACTCAAAAGCAAGAAACGAGTGCGTTGATGTTTATATCAATGTATTCTGACAGTGAAGATTATGACGCTACATTTATTCAGAATTACTTAAAAATAAACGTTATTCCTGCTATGCAACGTATTAGTGGTGTAGGAGATGTTAGTGTATTTTCTCAACAAGACTATGCAATGCGAATCTGGCTAAAACCAGAAAAATTAGCGGCATACAGTTTAATACCTTCTGATATTACCGCTGCTTTAGCGGAACAAAACTTAGAAGCAGCAGCAGGTTCTTTAGGCCAAAATAATGGTGAAGCATTTTCTTATACACTAACCTATAGTGGACGTTTTAAAGACCAAAAGCAATATGGAGATATTATAATAAAAGCTTTGGGTAATGGAGAGTTTCTTCGTTTAAATGATATAGCAACAATAGAATTAGACGCACAATCATATTCGTCTAATGCAATGAGTTTAGGACATCCTGCTGTTTTTATGGGGATTTTTCAAACCAAGGGTTCTAATGCACAAGAGATTATTGAAAATATAAAAACAACTATAGAATCGGTAGAAAAAGACCTTCCACAGGGATTAAATATTTTTGTGCCATATGACACAAGTTTATTTTTAAATGCATCAATAGAAAAAGTCGTTAGTACCTTATTAGAAGCCTTTCTACTGGTGTTTTTAGTAGTATTTATCTTCTTGCAAGATTTCCGTTCTACATTAATTCCGGCAATTGCTGTTCCGGTTTCAATAATAGGAACGTTTTTCTTCTTAAGTGTTTTTGGCTACTCTATTAACTTATTGACGCTATTCGCATTAGTACTCGCCATTGGTATTGTGGTAGATGATGCCATTGTTGTTGTTGAAGCTGTTCATGCCAAAATGGATTTTGGTGAAAAGAACCCGAAAAAGGCAACATTAACGGCCATGAATGAAATCTCTGGAGCTATTATCTCGATTACTTTGGTAATGGCAGCCGTATTTATTCCTGTAACCTTTGTAACCGGTCCAACAGGTGTATTTTATGAACAGTTTGGTGTTACATTAATTATTGCAATTCTTATTTCTGCTGTCAATGCATTAACCTTAAGTCCCGCATTATGTGCATTACTACTAAAAACGCATAAAGATGATGTAGAGTTAAAAGGTAAAGGTCCATTAAAACGTTTTTATACACTTTTTAACCGTGGATTTAACGCTACGACAGAAAGATATGGAAAATCACTTCAGTTTTTATACAAAAGAAAATGGATACCGGTATTACTATTACTTTTAGCAATAGCTGGTATTTTCTGGGCAGCTAAAACAACACCTACAGGATTTGTACCTAATGAAGATAGAGGAATTATTTTTGCAAATATAGAATTGCCAGCAGGTGCATCTTTGGATAGAACAAATGCTGTTGCAAAAGATTTGTATAGTAAAATAAATGGTATCGATGGTATTGTTGGGGTCAACTTTATTAAAGGTAGAAGTTTAATTAGTGGAGCTGGTAGTAATTATGGTTTCGGTATTATAAAATTAGCTGATTGGGGAGAGCGTAAAGATCCATCAACATCTGTGCAAGCTATTACAGGTAAGTTATTTGGTGTTGTAGCAGGAATTCCAGAAGCAAATATTATTTTCTTCTCACCACCAAGTATTCGTGGTTTTGGTAACTCGTCAGGTTTTGAGATAAATTTATTAGATAAGTTTGGTGGTGAGTTTACTGATTTAGATAAAACAAATAAAGAATTTGCAATGGCTTTAATGAGTCATCCAGAAGTTAAATACGCACAATCTTCTTTCAGTACAAATTACCCACAATACGAAATGGAAATTAATGTGCCGTTAGCAAAAGAAAAAGGCGTGCCAATTAATAGTATTTTCTCAACATTGCAAGGATACATTGGCGGCGTTTATGCATCTGACTTTTCAAAATTCGGAAAACAATTTAGAGTATATGTTCAATCTTTACCCGAAGACAGAGCCGATGTAAATGCTTTAAATAGTATGTATGTAAGAACAGATTCTGGTGAAATGACTCCAATTACACAATTTATTACCTTAACGCGAGTATATGGTCCTCAATCAGTAACACGATTCAACTTATTTAATTCTACAACCATAACAGGAGCTACAAACGCAGGGTTTAGTACAGGAGATGCCATTAGAGTTATTGAAGAAGAGGTTGCAAAATTACCAAGTAATTATACGGTTGCTTATTCCGGTTTAACAAGAGAGGAAGTAAATGCTGGTAACCAAACCACTTTCATTTTTGTATTAAGTATCCTATTTGTATACTTCTTGTTAAGTGCACAATACGAAAGTTATTTATTACCATTTGCTGTGGTCCTTTCTATTCCGTTTGGTGTATTTGGAGCCTATATTAGTACAAAGTTTTTTGGACTTGAAAATAATATTTACTTCCAAATTGCATTAATCATGCTTATTGGGTTGCTTGCCAAGAATGCCATATTAATTGTAGAGTTTGCAGTTCAAAGGCGTAAAAATGGAGAGAGTATTGTAGATGCTGCCATCCATGGAGCAAAAGCCCGATTAAGACCAATTTTAATGACCTCATTTGCCTTTATTTTAGGATTGATGCCATTAGTGTTAGCACAAGGTGTAGGAGCAGAAGGAAATAAATCTATTGGTACAGGTGCCGCCGGTGGAATGCTTATAGGAACCCTTTTAGGTGTCTTTGTAATTCCTATCCTATTTATATTATTTCAGTGGTTACAAGAAAAAGTATCGAGTAAACCAGCAGTACAAACTATTGAAGAATAA